The window CAGCGTGGGGGAGGTCAATATTTGCACGCAACTGATCCGCGCGCTCGAACCGCGGCTGCCCAATCTCAAATTGGTGGTTTCAACCACGACCTCCACCGGCATGGGCGAATTGCACAAGCGCCTGCCGCGGCACATCGACAAGATCTATTATCCCATCGACCAGCGAAACGTCGTCGAACGCGCCACGCGCGTCATCAATCCCGAAGCGGTCGTCTTGATCGAAGCCGAAATCTGGCCGAACTTTCTCTGGCGGCTTCAGGACAAATCGATCCCGGTGTTCCTGGTCAACGCCCGGATGTCCGAGAAATCGTTTCGGGGCTACAAACGCTTCGGATTCCTCTTTCGTCCGCTCTTTGCCTCGCTCACCAGCGTGGGCGTCCAGAACGATGCCGATGCGCAACGCTTGCGCGAACTGGGCTGCCGGCCCGAAGCTCTCCAGATTGTCGGCAATCTGAAATTCGACGCCGCCCGCTTGCACGAGCGTCCGCTCTTTGACGTAGCGGTGCTGCTGCGCCAACTGGGCGTGAAAGACGGCGCGCCCATCCTGGTCGGCGGCAGCACGCATGCCGGCGAAGAAGCGATCCTGGCGGACTTGTTCGTGCAGTTGCGAAAAGAGTTCCCGGAGCTTTTTCTGATTCTGGTTCCCCGTCATTTCGAACGCGGCAAGGAAGTCGGTGAAGCGCTCCAGGGCCGCGGCGTCCAATTCGTGTATCGCACGCAGCTCAGCACGACGACCGCTCATCAGCTCGGCGAAGTGGAATGCCTGCTTGTGAATACCACGGGCGAGCTGAAGTATTTTTACGAGGCGGCCTCCGTAATCTTCGTGGGCAAGAGTCTGACGGCGCAAGGCGGACAAAACCCCATCGAGCCGGGCGCGCTGGGCAAGGCGATGGTGTTCGGCCCAAACATGCAGAACTTCTCGTCCATCGCGGCGGCGTTCGTCGCCCGGCAAGCCGCCATCCAGGTTCGCGACGCCACCGAGCTGGAGCAAGCCGTGCGGGCCCTGCTGGGAAACACGGAGCGACGCGGGGAGCTGGGTCGGAATGCCCTCAAGGTGGTGAGCGAAAATCTCGGCTCGATCGAGCGCACGGTCGCGATGATTGTGAAGCACCTTCGCGAGGAGGACGTTTACGTGAAGCCGCCGCAGGAATCGCGTTAGCGGGCCTCCGTCGGGACATATTCACCACCACTTCGTCGTAAACTTAATCGTAAACTTTGTCGAAGATCGCACCTGCCGCGCCCTAGCAGCCCGCTGAAGCCCTTTTGTCCAGCCTCGCAAATAAAGGAGAGGATTTACCAAGACCAGAGTAGCCCATGCAGAAGCGAAGTTTATTCTGAGTTAGCTGGCACAAAATAAAACTAATGCTGGCAGGGGCAACGCTGCGAAGGAAGGCGGATCTTCTTTGTGGCGGCACCGACAGGAATCTCAATTCGATATCTCACGGAAGGAACTGGAAAACATGAACCCATTCAACCAATCTCAAACAGGGGTCGGGTGTCGTTGGGCCCGGCCGGCGTTGTGGATGATGTGCGCGGCTGCACTCACTCTTGAGCCCGGCGGTGGCGTGGGGGCAAGCGAAGCAGCCGGCTTCAAACCGGTGCGCGTGCCGGGAGGCATCAGTCCCCAGCCCCACATCACGTCGATGGCGCGAACCAATAACCAGGTCACGGTCACCTGGTCCGGCTTCAGCGGCCCGTACCAAGTGGAGCGTTGTTCCGGCATCGGAGGGACCTGGACGCAAGTCGGCGAACCCGGCAACGCCAAAACGATGACGCTGCCGTTGGACGACGGATTGGGTTTCCTCCGTGTCACGGGCGGGAATCCGAATTACACCGGGGCTGAAACGTGCCAGGATTGCCATTCGCAGACGCATGGTAATTGGGCGCAAACCGCGCACGCCGGCGCGTTCCAGTCACTCAAGGCCATCAGGCAAGACAAGAATCCCGCCTGCCTGGCCTGCCATACCGTAGGTTATGGCTTCGCAACCGGATTCAAGGACGAAGCGACGACGCCGTACTTTTCCGGAGTTCAGTGCGAGAACTGCCACGGCCCGGCCGCCGACCACGCGAACAAGCCGAGCGATCCGTTGTTGCGTCCGGTGAAGACTTTGTCCGCCACGATGTGCGGCGGCTGCCACACCGATGCGCACCATCCCACCTACGACGAATGGGAGAATAGCAAACATGCGGAGGTCACCCCGGCGACTGCCACGTATTTCCGATCCTCTACCGCCGAGGCCCGCATGCTTTCATGCGGCGCTTGCCATTCGGGTGCCGTGCGCCTGGCCATGCTTAAGGCGAAGGAAAGGAATCAGTCGGTCACGCTGCCGGTCAAGGAAGAGGCCGCGACCACCGGCATCACCTGTGCCGTCTGCCACGAACCGCATTTGAAGACGGCTCATGGCCGACAACTGCGCAACCCAGTACATTCGAATCAAGCCTTCTCCTATAGCACTTCCACCAACACCACGTTTGCCGCGCAGTATGACGCAAACCTCAACATTTGCGGCCAGTGCCATAACGCGCGCGGAGCCACTTGGAAGGACACTGGCCGGGCGCCTCACCACTCGCCTCAATATAACATCCTGACGGCCACGATGGGGTTCCTGGTGGGAACGAACGCGGCGCGACAATCGGCGCACGCAACTCAGA of the Verrucomicrobiota bacterium genome contains:
- a CDS encoding 3-deoxy-D-manno-octulosonic acid transferase, yielding MRTLYNILFTCFFLLASPYYFLKMWRRGNWREGFGQRFGRYSSHLKQALTNRHVLWLHAVSVGEVNICTQLIRALEPRLPNLKLVVSTTTSTGMGELHKRLPRHIDKIYYPIDQRNVVERATRVINPEAVVLIEAEIWPNFLWRLQDKSIPVFLVNARMSEKSFRGYKRFGFLFRPLFASLTSVGVQNDADAQRLRELGCRPEALQIVGNLKFDAARLHERPLFDVAVLLRQLGVKDGAPILVGGSTHAGEEAILADLFVQLRKEFPELFLILVPRHFERGKEVGEALQGRGVQFVYRTQLSTTTAHQLGEVECLLVNTTGELKYFYEAASVIFVGKSLTAQGGQNPIEPGALGKAMVFGPNMQNFSSIAAAFVARQAAIQVRDATELEQAVRALLGNTERRGELGRNALKVVSENLGSIERTVAMIVKHLREEDVYVKPPQESR